One genomic segment of Centropristis striata isolate RG_2023a ecotype Rhode Island chromosome 11, C.striata_1.0, whole genome shotgun sequence includes these proteins:
- the LOC131981001 gene encoding cell surface glycoprotein 1-like, translated as MEFIEGSRGVYRPIRVLFGTPIYDRALQLCWNTNSYKSKIALLRELLMLQEAYQIPSQVTPEDMIHFLMEESKNTLRERLWEFELEDFDEEDAKPLLMLVWAVNMSNKMRDIEFEAQMLLNSSEPLPPKFQHPKLFNMALKYAKILRTNHVAPSSKVLSPQEVVLEVVPRVLQGFWALPRRPLLNMPSQKLSTMSVGVTKAVLDRVTDALTGVEGQTTFSRSIRDDVVLSILTTIRQTHPLHILVNRIKSFAPELLSEIVDVAAEQICEMFHPKSPKVPAHLSPAAEPPATAPVQEDSNLTVTPSPETNPAVVSTPPASPAPPVEPPSITEVETRKDECDKPSLENNPEPTREPDSAAVPASPAPPVEPPSMTVVETREDKSDNSGLGNDPEPSRDPDSVAVPPALTPPVEPPSITHVETRKAECDKPCTENDPEPSRDPDSAVVPPIMTLPAEPLSVSDVETSEDKNDEPNLENDPEPTEEPETAAAPVLVSLPAEPPCISDVQTRENKNDQPSLGENLKPTREPDPPAVVPAPLTPPAEPQCIPNVQISEEENDKPSLWTRPDSAVTPAPPAPLTPPVEPVIITTVQDGLTSSLAVTEQPTSRPETNSAEMSPPPAPQTSPTEPPHITDVQDWEDTSIEEGSEPTGEPVSVPPASWSPQTPPLEPVIIVSVVEVEEKRSQGFFSWLAQPFCCCFKANDTLS; from the exons ATTGCATTGCTGAGAGAACTGCTCATGCTTCAGGAAGCTTACCAGATCCCATCTCAGGTGACTCCTGAAGACATGATCCACTTCCTCATGGAAGAAAGCAAGAATACTCTGAGAGAACG CCTTTGGGAGTTTGAACTGGAGGACTTTGATGAGGAGGACGCCAAACCTCTGCTGATGCTG GTATGGGCAGTAAATATGAGCAACAAGATGAGGGACATTGAGTTTGAAGCCCAGATGCTCCTCAACTCCTCAGAGCCCTTACCTCCCAAATTTCA ACATCCTAAACTCTTCAACATGGCGCTGAAGTATGCCAAGATCCTGAGAACCAATCATGTGGCTCCAAGCTCCAAAGTCCTCAGTCCACAAGAGGTGGTGTTGGAAGTTGTCCCCAGAGTCCTGCAGGGCTTCTGGGCACTTCCTCGCCGTCCCCTCTTAAACATGCCTTCACAGAAACTCAGCACAATGTCTGTTGGGGTTACAAAGGCCGTCTTGGACCGAGTCACTGATGCTCTCACCGGTGTGGAAGGTCAGACCACCTTCTCCCGCTCCATCAGGGACGACGTGGTCCTGTCCATCCTGACAACCATCAGACAGACGCACCCACTCCACATCCTGGTGAACAGGATCAAGAGCTTCGCACCAGAGCTGCTCAGTGAAATCGTTGATGTTGCAGCGGAACAGATTTGTGAGATGTTTCATCCCAAGAGCCCCAAAGTGCCGGCTCATCTGAGTCCTGCTGCTGAACCTCCTGCTACCGCTCCAGTCCAGGAAGACTCCAACCTGACTGTGACACCCAGTCCAGAGACAAACCCTGCTGTGGTGTCCACTCCACCAGCTTCACCAGCACCTCCTGTGGAACCTCCATCTATTACTGAAGTGGAGACCAGGAAAGACGAATGTGACAAACCCAGCCTGGAGAACAACCCAGAACCCACCAGAGAACCAGACTCTGCTGCTGTTCCAGCCTCTCCAGCACCCCCTGTGGAACCTCCATCCATGACTGTTGTTGAGACCAGGGAGGATAAAAGTGACAATTCTGGCCTTGGAAATGACCCAGAACCCTCCAGAGACCCAGACTCTGTTGCGGTTCCACCTGCTTTGACCCCTCCTGTGGAACCTCCATCCATTACTCATGTTGAGACCAGGAAAGCCGAATGTGACAAACCTTGTACTGAAAATGACCCAGAACCCTCCAGAGACCCAGACTCTGCTGTGGTTCCACCTATTATGACCCTCCCTGCTGAACCTTTATCTGTTTCTGATGTTGAGACCAGTGAAGATAAAAATGATGAACCCAACCTGGAGAATGACCCAGAACCCACAGAAGAACCAgaaactgctgctgctcctgttcTTGTGTCCCTTCCTGCTGAACCTCCATGTATTTCTGATGTTCAGACCAGAGAGAATAAAAATGATCAGCCAAGCCTTGGTGAAAACCTAAAACCCACCAGAGAACCAGACCCTCCTGCTGTGGTTCCAGCTCCGCTGACTCCTCCTGCTGAACCTCAATGTATTCCTAATGTTCAAATCAGTGAGGAAGAAAATGATAAACCCAGCCTTTGGACCAGACCAGACTCTGCTGTGACTCCAGCTCCTCCGGCTCCACTGACCCCTCCTGTTGAACCTGTGATCATTACTACAGTGCAGGACGGTCTGACCAGCAGCCTAGCTGTAACAGAGCAGCCGACCTCCAGACCAGAGACAAACTCTGCTGAGATGTCCCCTCCACCAGCTCCTCAGACGTCCCCTACAGAACCTCCTCACATTACTGATGTCCAGGACTGGGAGGATACAAGCATAGAAGAGGGCTCAGAACCCACCGGAGAACCAGTCTCTGTTCCTCCAGCTTCATGGTCTCCTCAGACCCCTCCTCTGGAACCTGTGATCATTGTGTCTGTGGTTGAGGTCGAAGAGAAGAGATCACAGGGCTTCTTCAGCTGGCTCGCTCAAccattctgctgctgctttaaagCCAATGACACACTGAGTTAA